In a genomic window of Dyadobacter fermentans DSM 18053:
- a CDS encoding isoaspartyl peptidase/L-asparaginase family protein, which produces MKTLSLTLLAALCCIAAYAQDSSDKITLVIHGGAGTITRASMTPEREKAYREGLDLALQKGYEVLKNGGTSVQAVEAAIHVMEDSPLFNAGKGAVFTNEGKNELDAAIMEGKTLKAGSVAGVTTIKNPISAAIAVMDKSVHVMMAGKGAEQFAKEQGLEIVDPSYFHTDVRYKALERAKEQEKTELDHHGKEGKKADGGNDEKKIRTAPKSGHRSVDDLIFTEGKKFGTVGCVALDRYGNLAAGTSTGGMTNKRYGRIGDAPIIGAGTYANNATCAVSATGHGEYFIRSVVAHDISALMEYKGMSVADAANEVVMKKLVERGGEGGVIAVDRNGNIAMPFNSAGMYRGYIKADGKREILIYRD; this is translated from the coding sequence ATGAAAACACTATCCCTGACCCTACTGGCCGCGCTCTGCTGCATTGCGGCATACGCACAAGATTCTTCCGACAAGATTACCCTCGTGATACATGGCGGAGCAGGCACCATCACCCGCGCCAGCATGACACCCGAACGCGAAAAAGCTTACCGTGAAGGACTCGATCTGGCCTTGCAGAAAGGTTATGAAGTGCTCAAAAACGGCGGCACGAGCGTACAGGCGGTGGAAGCAGCCATTCATGTCATGGAAGATTCGCCGCTGTTCAATGCCGGCAAAGGTGCTGTGTTCACCAATGAAGGCAAAAACGAGCTGGACGCGGCCATTATGGAGGGCAAAACGCTGAAAGCCGGGTCGGTCGCTGGTGTTACCACCATTAAAAACCCAATTTCCGCGGCTATTGCGGTGATGGACAAATCCGTTCACGTGATGATGGCGGGCAAAGGCGCGGAGCAATTCGCCAAAGAGCAGGGACTCGAAATCGTCGATCCCTCCTATTTCCACACCGACGTACGCTACAAGGCATTGGAACGCGCGAAAGAACAAGAGAAAACGGAGCTGGATCATCATGGGAAGGAAGGTAAAAAAGCGGATGGAGGAAATGACGAAAAAAAGATCAGGACGGCCCCGAAATCGGGACATAGGTCTGTGGACGACCTGATTTTTACAGAAGGAAAGAAGTTTGGGACGGTGGGTTGCGTAGCGCTGGACCGGTATGGTAACCTTGCTGCCGGCACTTCTACGGGCGGGATGACTAATAAACGCTACGGCCGCATCGGCGACGCGCCCATTATCGGGGCTGGAACGTATGCCAACAATGCCACTTGCGCCGTGTCGGCGACCGGCCATGGGGAATATTTCATCCGCTCGGTTGTCGCGCACGACATTTCGGCTTTGATGGAATACAAAGGTATGAGCGTGGCCGACGCCGCGAATGAAGTGGTGATGAAAAAGCTCGTCGAACGGGGCGGAGAAGGCGGGGTTATCGCCGTGGACCGCAACGGCAACATCGCCATGCCGTTCAACAGCGCAGGAATGTACCGGGGCTACATCAAAGCCGATGGCAAGCGCGAAATATTGATTTATAGGGATTAA
- the ppk1 gene encoding polyphosphate kinase 1, with translation MIDVAYPYFDTNLSWLSNNYRLLLEANDETVPVRERLRFLGIYAYQTKEFYRVRVPNLLAMGEVSNDIRSKLNIFPESLLEHVYETVENQLREFNDILIDGILPALLEQGVHLYYREAFVPDHAVFARRFFLDKLFRYLQPVFLDSRRTLKTPAFESKQLYLIVRMQHREDAEEDWYASVNVPSEHFGRFLELPEWEGKRHVAFMEDVIRENLPVLFPGYQILESYALRVERETELTIEDEYPIQVAQRILKQLEKRNFVQPSQYFYESGMPLYVREYLVGKVAIPMNDFHERGDYLYMQDLAKFPVLSRRLDYPYQRPVQNPEFDETKSVFEVIQQGDQMLHLPYQSYEPIVRFFNEAAVDPHVREIHVSLYKISPNSFILNSLITASKNGKRVTTYVELNTKLDIQENLQWSKKMRDAGVKILLSVPGLKVHAKMALVKRKVQKGWERYAFLGTGGFYRLTSREIVDHALLTSHRELTNELELLFGYLSTQDEPKKYKYLPFNNLYVTQFNLQKRLLDLMDREIANCNAGLKSFITIKINQLQDHMLIDKLYQAGQAGVPVHVIVSESCGLISGLPSISDNIVVSRHVDRYIENTRIFHFGNRGNDEIYLTSCDWTHRNLHRRVDVCFPVLDETLKNQMRTVLRNYVNDNQKSVRLDLYQNNLRIADDSRGKVRAQEANYRLVEKIERNGLSRRSEI, from the coding sequence CTGGCAATGGGTGAAGTGAGCAACGATATCCGCTCCAAACTGAATATTTTCCCCGAGTCGCTGCTGGAACACGTGTACGAAACCGTTGAAAACCAGCTGCGCGAGTTCAACGACATTCTTATTGATGGTATCCTGCCCGCATTGCTCGAACAGGGTGTGCATTTGTACTACCGCGAGGCATTCGTGCCCGACCATGCCGTGTTCGCCAGGCGCTTTTTCCTCGACAAGCTCTTCCGCTATCTGCAACCCGTTTTCCTCGATAGCCGCCGTACGCTCAAAACGCCTGCATTTGAATCGAAGCAGCTGTACCTGATCGTACGGATGCAGCACCGCGAAGATGCGGAGGAGGATTGGTATGCGTCTGTGAATGTGCCTTCGGAGCATTTCGGGCGGTTTTTGGAGCTCCCGGAGTGGGAGGGGAAGCGCCATGTGGCGTTTATGGAAGATGTGATCCGCGAAAATCTGCCCGTACTTTTCCCCGGCTACCAAATTCTCGAAAGCTATGCCCTGCGTGTGGAGCGCGAGACGGAGCTCACCATCGAGGACGAATACCCGATACAGGTCGCGCAGCGCATTCTCAAACAGCTCGAAAAGCGGAATTTTGTGCAGCCGTCACAATATTTTTACGAGTCGGGCATGCCGCTGTATGTGCGTGAATACCTGGTGGGGAAGGTAGCAATCCCGATGAACGATTTCCACGAGCGGGGCGACTACTTGTATATGCAGGACCTGGCGAAGTTTCCGGTGCTGTCCCGCCGGCTCGATTACCCCTACCAGCGACCGGTGCAAAACCCCGAGTTCGACGAAACAAAGTCGGTTTTCGAGGTAATCCAGCAGGGCGATCAGATGCTGCATTTGCCGTATCAATCCTATGAGCCCATCGTGCGGTTTTTCAATGAGGCTGCCGTAGATCCGCATGTGCGCGAGATTCACGTTTCATTGTATAAAATAAGCCCTAATTCATTTATCCTCAATTCGTTAATCACCGCTTCGAAAAACGGCAAGCGCGTGACGACTTATGTGGAGCTGAATACCAAGCTCGACATTCAGGAGAATCTGCAATGGTCTAAAAAGATGCGGGACGCCGGTGTGAAAATCCTGCTCAGCGTTCCTGGGCTGAAAGTGCATGCGAAAATGGCACTGGTAAAACGAAAAGTGCAAAAGGGCTGGGAGCGATATGCATTCCTGGGTACCGGCGGGTTTTACCGGTTGACCAGCCGGGAAATCGTCGACCACGCATTGCTCACCTCACACCGCGAGCTGACCAATGAGCTGGAATTGCTTTTCGGTTATCTATCGACACAGGATGAGCCGAAGAAATACAAATACCTGCCGTTCAATAACCTGTACGTCACGCAGTTTAACCTTCAAAAGCGGCTGCTCGATCTGATGGACCGCGAGATCGCGAACTGCAATGCGGGCCTTAAATCATTCATTACCATTAAAATCAACCAGTTGCAGGATCACATGCTGATCGATAAACTATATCAGGCGGGCCAGGCTGGCGTACCCGTGCATGTGATCGTGAGCGAGAGCTGCGGGCTGATTTCGGGATTGCCGTCCATCAGCGATAACATCGTCGTGAGCAGGCACGTGGACCGGTACATCGAAAACACACGGATATTTCACTTCGGCAACCGCGGGAACGACGAAATCTACCTGACGTCCTGCGACTGGACTCACCGGAATCTGCACCGGCGGGTTGATGTGTGTTTCCCGGTGTTGGACGAAACCCTGAAAAACCAGATGCGGACGGTGCTCCGGAACTACGTGAACGACAACCAGAAATCGGTGCGGCTGGACCTTTACCAGAACAACCTGCGCATTGCCGACGACTCGCGCGGAAAGGTGCGTGCGCAGGAAGCGAACTACCGGCTAGTGGAGAAAATTGAGCGGAATGGATTGTCCAGACGTTCAGAAATATAA
- a CDS encoding alpha/beta fold hydrolase, whose protein sequence is MLSFKLLRSAILFLFLSASLSSCFSRYIISAKEVRRHYADKKVKPKEIFIKNDTLSLSLASMGPDTLPMLLLIHGAPGSLWGYMNLMDDEDLQKHFHIVSVDRVGYGKSRLKKKRYVTSIATQANALLPVFSLNKSGQKVIVLGRSYGAPIAAKLVAMAPDQVKELIMVSPVIDPETERFFWFSKWGRMSFVQLFLPRAFNAATAEKYSHADELRKLLPVWEKIDVPTTVIQGGNDWIADPTNIDFAKRHIKSKRAQYIFLYNAGHMITFSHANMIKEMLLKSRLFQDKIALDVEPREEDMGN, encoded by the coding sequence ATGTTAAGTTTTAAATTACTTCGTTCGGCTATCCTGTTCCTTTTTTTATCTGCTTCACTGAGCTCCTGCTTTTCGCGGTACATTATTTCGGCCAAGGAAGTGAGGAGGCATTATGCTGATAAAAAGGTCAAACCGAAGGAAATATTCATCAAGAACGACACACTTTCACTCAGTCTGGCCAGCATGGGGCCCGATACACTCCCGATGCTGCTGCTCATTCACGGTGCGCCCGGCTCGCTCTGGGGTTACATGAACCTGATGGACGATGAGGACCTGCAAAAGCATTTCCACATTGTATCCGTCGACAGGGTGGGTTATGGTAAATCGCGGCTGAAAAAGAAGCGGTACGTCACCTCCATCGCTACCCAGGCCAACGCCTTGCTGCCCGTCTTTTCGCTCAATAAAAGTGGCCAGAAGGTAATCGTGCTGGGCCGTTCGTACGGTGCGCCGATCGCCGCCAAGCTGGTGGCCATGGCCCCGGACCAGGTGAAGGAGCTGATCATGGTCTCGCCCGTGATCGACCCTGAAACCGAGCGCTTCTTCTGGTTCTCGAAATGGGGACGGATGAGCTTTGTACAGCTCTTCCTGCCCAGGGCATTCAACGCCGCCACCGCCGAGAAATACAGCCACGCCGACGAACTTCGCAAACTCCTGCCTGTTTGGGAAAAAATCGACGTTCCCACGACGGTCATCCAGGGCGGAAACGACTGGATCGCCGACCCTACGAACATCGATTTTGCCAAGAGACATATCAAAAGCAAGCGTGCGCAATACATATTCTTGTACAATGCGGGGCACATGATCACATTTTCACACGCGAATATGATCAAGGAGATGCTCCTGAAAAGCCGTTTGTTCCAGGACAAGATCGCGCTCGACGTGGAGCCGCGGGAGGAGGATATGGGCAATTAA
- a CDS encoding glycoside hydrolase family 2 protein, with the protein MKKVVLSLGIVLGSLYGPAFAQQTTDWKYVQSKIVTPWAEKVVAQNPHPEYPRPQMVRQNWQNINGLWNYAIVPQSAGDTKPAIFDGKILVPFAVESALSGVGKTVGKDSVLWYQRLIDFSPKLKDQRVLIHFGAVDWQAEVFVNGKPAGSHQGGYDPFSFDITDLLVKKKQQEIVVKVWDPSSDGPQPRGKQIKNPHGIWYTPVTGIWQTVWLETVATSHISRVTPVPDIDKQTLTVNTEVANAGASDKVKITAWDGVNKVAEQEVAANQPAVLTISDAKLWSPDSPNLYNLTVSLTRNGKAVDEVKSYAAMRKIGVQVDENGIQRMTLNNKFLFQYGPLDQGWWPDGLYTAPTDEALKFDILKTKEMGFNMIRKHVKVEPARWYRYCDELGMLVWQDMPSGDMGNHWEMRPGITGNETDKQRTPESENIFKTEWKAIMDANRFFPSIVVWVPFNEAWGQFKTAEITNWTMQYDPSRLVNSASGGNFEPVGHIIDLHNYPAPVMPRPDLFGQKQIIVLGEFGGLGLPVDQHVWQQKDNWGYQSFKNQEELYNRYESFINRFEPLIKKGLSAAVYTQTTDVEVEINGLMTYDRKVIKFPEAKLKQIHSKLYDPSFVKLKP; encoded by the coding sequence ATGAAGAAAGTAGTGCTTAGCCTGGGCATCGTCCTGGGCAGCCTGTACGGTCCGGCTTTCGCGCAGCAAACTACCGATTGGAAGTACGTGCAAAGCAAGATCGTAACACCCTGGGCAGAAAAAGTGGTTGCCCAAAACCCGCATCCCGAGTACCCCCGTCCGCAAATGGTACGCCAGAACTGGCAGAATATCAACGGCCTGTGGAATTATGCCATTGTGCCTCAAAGCGCCGGTGACACCAAACCCGCCATATTCGACGGAAAGATACTGGTCCCGTTCGCCGTGGAATCGGCACTGTCGGGCGTGGGCAAAACAGTAGGGAAGGACAGCGTGCTCTGGTACCAGCGCCTGATCGACTTTTCGCCCAAACTGAAAGACCAGCGCGTGCTGATCCATTTCGGCGCAGTGGACTGGCAAGCAGAAGTATTTGTAAATGGCAAGCCCGCAGGAAGCCATCAGGGCGGCTACGATCCGTTCTCATTTGACATTACCGACCTGCTCGTAAAGAAAAAGCAGCAGGAAATCGTCGTAAAGGTGTGGGACCCAAGCAGCGATGGCCCGCAACCGCGCGGCAAGCAGATCAAGAACCCGCACGGGATCTGGTACACGCCCGTAACGGGCATCTGGCAAACGGTTTGGCTGGAAACAGTGGCGACCAGCCACATTTCCCGCGTAACGCCGGTGCCCGATATTGACAAGCAAACGCTCACTGTGAATACCGAAGTTGCCAATGCAGGCGCTTCCGACAAGGTGAAAATCACTGCCTGGGACGGCGTGAACAAGGTCGCCGAACAGGAAGTTGCCGCTAACCAGCCCGCCGTGCTGACCATCAGCGATGCGAAACTATGGTCGCCGGACTCGCCTAACCTGTACAACCTCACGGTCAGCCTCACGCGCAACGGCAAGGCCGTGGACGAAGTGAAAAGCTACGCGGCCATGCGCAAAATTGGCGTGCAGGTGGATGAAAACGGCATCCAGCGCATGACGCTAAACAACAAATTCCTGTTTCAATACGGTCCGCTCGACCAGGGCTGGTGGCCCGACGGTCTCTACACCGCGCCTACCGACGAGGCATTGAAGTTCGACATCCTCAAAACGAAGGAAATGGGCTTCAACATGATCCGCAAGCACGTAAAAGTGGAGCCCGCAAGATGGTACCGCTATTGCGATGAACTTGGAATGCTGGTGTGGCAGGATATGCCTAGCGGTGACATGGGTAACCACTGGGAAATGCGCCCGGGCATTACCGGTAACGAAACCGACAAGCAGCGTACGCCGGAGTCGGAAAACATTTTTAAGACCGAGTGGAAGGCGATTATGGATGCCAACCGTTTCTTTCCTTCGATCGTAGTTTGGGTGCCGTTCAATGAGGCCTGGGGGCAGTTCAAAACGGCTGAAATCACGAACTGGACGATGCAGTACGACCCTTCGCGCCTTGTAAACAGCGCCAGCGGCGGTAATTTCGAGCCGGTTGGTCACATTATTGATTTGCACAACTACCCGGCACCCGTCATGCCACGGCCCGATTTGTTCGGCCAGAAGCAGATCATCGTGTTGGGTGAATTCGGCGGGTTGGGCCTGCCGGTTGACCAGCACGTTTGGCAGCAGAAAGACAACTGGGGGTATCAGAGCTTCAAAAACCAGGAGGAGCTGTATAATCGCTACGAGTCGTTTATCAACCGGTTCGAGCCGTTGATCAAAAAAGGACTTTCGGCGGCGGTTTACACGCAAACGACCGACGTGGAAGTGGAGATCAATGGTCTGATGACCTACGATCGCAAGGTGATCAAATTCCCCGAGGCGAAGTTGAAACAGATCCATTCGAAGCTGTACGATCCCTCGTTTGTGAAGCTGAAACCATAA
- a CDS encoding NADP-dependent malic enzyme, protein MNKKIRKEDALYYHSKGRPGKIQVIPTKETSTQRDLSLAYSPGVAEPCLEIADNVENAYQYTAKGNLVAVISNGTAVLGLGDIGPEASKPVMEGKGLLFKIYADIDVFDIELNTKDVDEFVRTVKILEPTFGGVNLEDIKAPECFEIEARLKKELNIPVMHDDQHGTAIISAAAMLNALKLVNKDINDIRIVVSGAGASAVSCTKLYLSLGANPKNIAMFDTKGHIHNGRTDLSDMKKQFATDNAYESLEEAMVGADLFLGLSTADIVSKDMVKSMAKDPIVLAMANPNPEIPYPDAVEAREDVIMATGRSDYPNQVNNVLGFPYIFRGALDVRATEINEEMKLAAVHALADLATKPVPDIVNLAYNETNIVFGKNYIIPKPVDPRLLTTVAPAVAKAAIETGVARKVITDWDAYEQELSSRLGRNEQISRVILNKAKLSPKKVVFADAENIQVLRAAQQVRDEGIATPILLGNKETILHLIRESKLDLADVAIIDPRADESDPMIERYAEKLYEKRKRKGLTPIEARRTMYFKSYFGSMMVENGEADAFISGLTRTYPDTIRPALHVIGKQEGVNKVAGMYILLTPKGPLFFSDTTVNLDPTVDDIVEITELTAKAVEQFNIQPRIALVTYANYGSAKGADAEKMRDATAILKKRNPSMIVEGELQAHLAFNTHLLKENHPFSDLVDGGANTLIFPNLSASNIAYNLLKEAAELETIGPILLGLKKPVHVLQLGSSVREIVNMVAIAVVEAQMKGQ, encoded by the coding sequence ATGAACAAAAAGATCAGAAAAGAAGACGCGCTATACTACCATTCCAAGGGTAGGCCAGGAAAAATACAGGTAATTCCCACCAAAGAAACGAGTACCCAACGCGACCTTTCGCTTGCCTATTCGCCCGGCGTGGCAGAACCCTGCCTGGAAATCGCCGACAATGTCGAAAATGCCTATCAATACACCGCCAAAGGCAACCTGGTAGCGGTAATCAGCAACGGTACCGCGGTGCTGGGCCTCGGCGACATCGGCCCCGAAGCTTCCAAACCCGTCATGGAAGGAAAAGGACTGCTCTTCAAGATTTACGCAGACATCGACGTTTTTGACATAGAACTCAATACCAAGGACGTCGATGAATTTGTAAGAACGGTCAAAATCCTCGAACCGACATTCGGTGGTGTCAACCTCGAAGACATCAAAGCACCCGAATGCTTCGAAATCGAAGCGCGCCTCAAAAAGGAGCTGAACATCCCCGTCATGCACGACGACCAGCACGGAACGGCGATCATCAGCGCGGCGGCTATGCTCAATGCATTGAAACTCGTCAACAAAGACATTAACGACATCCGCATCGTTGTTTCCGGCGCCGGTGCCTCGGCGGTGTCGTGTACCAAACTCTACCTTTCGCTGGGCGCCAACCCGAAAAACATCGCGATGTTCGACACCAAAGGCCATATCCACAATGGCCGGACGGATTTGAGCGATATGAAAAAGCAGTTCGCTACGGACAATGCTTACGAATCGCTCGAAGAAGCCATGGTAGGCGCCGACCTGTTCCTCGGCCTTTCCACCGCCGATATCGTCTCGAAAGACATGGTGAAATCCATGGCCAAAGACCCGATCGTGCTCGCAATGGCCAACCCGAACCCCGAAATACCGTACCCCGACGCCGTGGAAGCCCGCGAGGACGTGATCATGGCCACAGGCCGGTCCGACTATCCCAACCAGGTGAACAACGTGCTCGGTTTCCCGTACATATTCAGGGGCGCGCTCGACGTGCGTGCGACGGAGATTAACGAGGAAATGAAACTTGCCGCCGTACACGCCCTGGCCGACCTGGCCACCAAGCCGGTGCCCGACATTGTGAACCTGGCTTATAATGAGACGAATATTGTTTTTGGTAAAAATTATATTATTCCAAAACCGGTGGACCCTCGCCTGCTGACGACCGTAGCGCCAGCTGTGGCCAAAGCGGCCATTGAAACCGGCGTGGCACGGAAGGTGATTACCGACTGGGATGCCTACGAGCAGGAGCTGTCGAGCCGCCTCGGACGGAACGAGCAGATCTCGCGCGTGATCCTCAACAAAGCGAAACTGTCGCCGAAAAAGGTCGTTTTCGCCGATGCGGAAAACATCCAGGTGCTGCGCGCTGCCCAGCAGGTGCGCGATGAAGGCATTGCCACACCTATTTTGCTGGGTAATAAGGAAACGATCCTGCATTTGATCCGCGAAAGCAAACTCGACCTCGCCGACGTGGCGATCATCGACCCGCGCGCCGACGAAAGCGACCCGATGATCGAGCGGTATGCCGAGAAATTGTACGAAAAACGCAAACGCAAAGGCCTCACGCCGATCGAAGCGCGCAGGACGATGTATTTCAAAAGCTACTTCGGCTCGATGATGGTCGAAAACGGCGAGGCCGACGCATTCATTTCCGGCCTTACCCGAACCTATCCCGACACCATCCGTCCGGCATTGCACGTGATCGGCAAGCAGGAAGGTGTGAACAAAGTGGCGGGTATGTACATTTTGCTCACGCCGAAAGGGCCGCTGTTCTTCTCGGATACGACCGTGAACCTCGACCCGACCGTCGACGACATTGTCGAAATCACCGAACTCACTGCCAAGGCCGTCGAACAATTCAACATCCAGCCTCGCATTGCATTGGTAACCTACGCCAACTACGGCTCTGCCAAAGGCGCCGACGCCGAGAAAATGCGCGATGCCACGGCGATCCTCAAAAAACGGAACCCGTCGATGATCGTGGAAGGTGAATTGCAGGCCCACCTGGCGTTTAATACGCATCTATTGAAGGAAAACCACCCGTTCAGCGACCTGGTGGACGGCGGCGCGAACACGCTGATCTTCCCGAACCTTTCGGCGAGTAACATCGCCTACAATTTGCTGAAAGAAGCGGCCGAGCTCGAAACCATCGGGCCGATCCTCCTGGGCCTTAAAAAGCCTGTACACGTGCTGCAATTGGGTAGCTCGGTGCGTGAGATCGTGAACATGGTGGCGATTGCCGTAGTGGAAGCGCAGATGAAAGGTCAGTAG
- the epsC gene encoding serine O-acetyltransferase EpsC, protein MTATHQAVFFERLTAQNEKYRYKLPSRQDAGKFIQNLINFLFPISKDCPSCPAKDLAMKYADLRNDLNCMLQPLLPQLNRDTQEILDEVFAQIPGIYESLLTDAKSITDNDPASVSIEEVISVYPGFMAIATYRFAHSFAKCGIPLLPRMLTEFAHSQTGIDIHPNATIGHSFFIDHGTGVVIGETTHIGNNVKLYQGVTLGATHVSKSLASHKRHPTIEDNVVVYANATILGGETVIGHDSIIGGNAWLTKSVPPFSLVYHQSKIEIRQHSAPSVT, encoded by the coding sequence ATGACAGCCACCCACCAAGCAGTTTTTTTTGAGCGACTTACCGCGCAGAATGAAAAATACAGGTACAAGCTGCCGTCCAGGCAGGACGCGGGGAAATTTATCCAGAACCTGATCAACTTCCTTTTCCCGATCAGTAAGGATTGCCCCAGCTGCCCTGCAAAGGACCTGGCGATGAAGTATGCCGACTTACGCAATGATCTGAATTGCATGCTGCAACCGCTGCTCCCTCAGCTCAATCGCGACACGCAAGAAATCCTTGATGAGGTGTTTGCGCAGATCCCGGGCATTTACGAATCGCTGCTGACCGACGCCAAGTCCATTACCGACAACGACCCCGCTTCGGTGAGCATCGAAGAGGTGATTTCGGTGTACCCGGGCTTTATGGCCATTGCTACTTATCGCTTCGCGCATTCGTTTGCCAAATGCGGTATTCCGCTGCTGCCGCGCATGCTCACGGAGTTTGCCCACAGCCAGACGGGCATCGACATTCACCCGAATGCGACCATCGGCCATTCATTTTTCATCGACCACGGCACAGGCGTCGTGATCGGCGAAACAACCCATATCGGCAATAATGTGAAGTTGTACCAGGGCGTAACGCTCGGCGCGACGCACGTTTCGAAGTCGCTTGCATCGCACAAGCGGCATCCGACGATCGAGGATAATGTGGTGGTGTATGCGAATGCAACCATTCTGGGCGGGGAAACCGTGATTGGCCACGATTCCATCATCGGCGGGAATGCCTGGTTAACAAAAAGCGTACCTCCATTTTCGCTGGTTTATCACCAGAGCAAAATAGAGATACGCCAGCATTCGGCCCCTTCTGTTACATAA
- a CDS encoding T9SS type A sorting domain-containing protein yields the protein MKSVYCILLLILLSAYAHATHLRGGEILASHVSGQTYNIKVRLYLDMQNGEGAANALNAITACLGNGDTKDIPRTSLTSLSTGVSVGEFETSYTYASSGIYQISVALDNRSGQMLNLPNAQMTSQFLWTVIDTQAPNSTPVLPYLEMVAGAKQVFSVELKPSVADNDSITIRVARLSKPSPGTCGVRMLDHSYRFPNEVSSRGTFRIEQNKLVWTAPEVLGNYLFAMVVVEWRNGAKISESYREGMVTVIDRPGETVEIPAYESSEFGGVVTSIPNVDSPEVSMAIEAYPVPTESFVTVKAYSKQRAIIRLQLIDMNGRVLREIATKVPEIAIQQEFDMRNLVRGVYLIRASNEKDAVTQKVLR from the coding sequence ATGAAATCAGTTTACTGCATTCTCTTACTGATCCTCCTGTCCGCGTATGCGCACGCGACGCACCTGCGGGGCGGGGAAATTCTGGCGAGCCATGTCTCCGGACAGACCTACAATATCAAAGTGCGGCTATATCTCGACATGCAAAATGGGGAAGGTGCTGCGAACGCGCTCAATGCCATAACGGCGTGCCTCGGCAACGGCGACACGAAAGATATTCCCAGGACGTCGCTTACATCCCTGTCCACCGGTGTTTCGGTCGGCGAATTTGAAACTTCCTACACCTACGCATCCTCCGGAATTTACCAGATCTCTGTCGCGCTCGATAACCGCAGCGGCCAGATGCTGAATCTCCCGAATGCGCAGATGACGTCCCAGTTTCTCTGGACGGTCATTGATACGCAAGCGCCTAATTCAACCCCCGTGCTTCCCTACCTCGAAATGGTGGCGGGCGCGAAGCAGGTTTTTTCCGTAGAGCTCAAACCATCCGTTGCCGATAACGACAGCATTACGATCCGAGTGGCGCGGCTCAGCAAACCTTCGCCGGGAACCTGCGGTGTGCGGATGCTGGATCATAGTTACCGTTTTCCGAACGAGGTAAGTTCCCGCGGGACTTTCCGCATTGAGCAGAACAAGCTCGTGTGGACGGCGCCGGAAGTGCTGGGCAATTACCTGTTTGCGATGGTGGTTGTGGAATGGCGGAATGGGGCCAAAATCTCGGAAAGCTACCGTGAAGGCATGGTGACGGTGATCGACAGGCCGGGTGAAACGGTGGAAATACCCGCTTACGAGTCGTCTGAATTTGGCGGCGTGGTTACTTCCATTCCCAATGTAGATTCGCCGGAAGTTTCGATGGCGATAGAGGCTTATCCGGTGCCTACCGAGAGCTTCGTAACCGTGAAAGCGTACAGCAAGCAGCGGGCAATCATCCGTTTGCAACTGATCGATATGAACGGCCGCGTCCTCCGCGAAATAGCGACCAAAGTCCCCGAGATTGCGATCCAGCAGGAATTTGACATGCGAAATCTCGTGAGAGGTGTGTACCTCATCCGCGCGAGCAACGAAAAGGACGCTGTAACACAGAAAGTATTGAGATAA
- a CDS encoding TetR/AcrR family transcriptional regulator, producing the protein MGIVERRERLRIQVRSDIVKTAKDIAREDGWTAVSIRKIADVIEYSPPILYEYFESKDKLLEAIRMEGFDYLQAEFVKIKGHFSNPQKQLVEVAQTIWHFAVENPEVFQVMFNLEGAYCDSKKAYGHAMSIKDNPVWEMIAGLRPKSGELVTKTYYEWWCLTFGFISITMTTQPRYAFPQAEPVYMEGIRRFIRSIM; encoded by the coding sequence ATGGGAATAGTAGAGCGAAGAGAGCGGCTTAGAATACAGGTACGCTCAGACATCGTGAAAACAGCCAAGGACATTGCCAGGGAAGATGGCTGGACGGCTGTTTCGATTCGCAAAATTGCTGATGTGATTGAATACAGCCCGCCTATTCTCTACGAATATTTCGAAAGCAAGGACAAACTGCTGGAAGCCATCCGTATGGAAGGTTTCGATTATTTGCAGGCGGAGTTCGTGAAGATAAAAGGCCATTTCAGCAACCCGCAGAAGCAGCTCGTGGAAGTGGCGCAGACGATCTGGCATTTCGCCGTCGAAAACCCGGAGGTTTTCCAGGTGATGTTCAACCTCGAAGGCGCTTATTGCGATTCGAAAAAGGCTTATGGCCACGCGATGAGCATCAAGGATAACCCGGTTTGGGAAATGATCGCAGGGCTCCGTCCGAAATCCGGGGAGCTCGTTACGAAGACTTATTATGAATGGTGGTGCCTCACTTTCGGGTTTATCAGCATTACCATGACTACACAGCCACGTTACGCATTTCCGCAGGCTGAGCCTGTGTATATGGAAGGCATCCGGAGATTTATCCGGAGTATTATGTAA